CATACTCATTAAATCTATCTTGTAATTGAGTAAAGTCTTTCTTGTTGCCTAACTGTTCTTTTGCAGACAATCTCCCGTCCTCTGTTAAAGGGACAAAACCAAAGTGCATATGTGGGACTCTTTCATCCAGATGGACAGTCGCATACAGCATATTTTCCTTACCGTATTCATTTTCTAGAAACTCCAAGCTATCTTTAAAAAATCGTTCTATTTCTTCTCCGCTTAAATCATCAAAGAAATCTTTATCACTTGTAACCAGTCCGTCCACATGTCGAATTGCATCTGACCGAATTTTACGTTTCCCTGAATAATTCTCATCAATCGTTTCATCAATTTTATCTTTATACTTTATATTTTGTGCGTTAATCAAATCATAATTTTTATATGTTTCCTCATGATTTATGTCTTTATTATTATAGTTTTTATTCTCTCTTTGATTATGTCTTTGTATCCCGTTTGTATTACTTGATCCTTTAACTCTGGCAACCCTCAAAATTGAATGAGACATGCTACACCTCCGGATAATAAATATATATAAACGTATATAGATTTCATAAAGTCTAACACACTAGACTTATTTACTTCGTAATTAAGTCGTTAAACCGTGTGCTCTACGACCAAAACTATAAAACCTTTAAGAACTTTCTTTTTTTACAAGAAAAAAGAAATTAGATAAATCTCTCATATCTTTTATTCAATAATCGCATCCGATTGCAGTATAAATTTAACGATCACTCATCATGTTCATATTTATCAGAGCTCGTGCTATAATTATACTAATTTTATAAGGAGGAAAAAATATGGGCATTTTTAGTATTTTTGTAATCAGCACAGTTCATTATCAACCAAACAAAAAATAAGTGGTTATAATGAATCGTTAATAAGCAAAATTCATATAACCAAATTAAAGAGGGATATAATGAACGAGAAAAATATAAAACACAGTCAAAACTTTATTACTTCAAAACATAATATAGATAAAATAATGACAAATATAAGATTAAATGAACATGATAATATCTTTGAAATCGGCTCAGGAAAAGGCCATTTTACCCTTGAATTAGTAAAGAGGTGTAATTTCGTAACTGCCATTGAAATAGACCATAAATTATGCAAAACTACAGAAAATAAACTTGTTGATCACGATAATTTCCAAGTTTTAAACAAGGATATATTGCAGTTTAAATTTCCTAAAAACCAATCCTATAAAATATATGGTAATATACCTTATAACATAAGTACGGATATAATACGCAAAATTGTTTTTGATAGTATAGCTAATGAGATTTATTTAATCGTGGAATACGGGTTTGCTAAAAGATTATTAAATACAAAACGCTCATTGGCATTACTTTTAATGGCAGAAGTTGATATTTCTATATTAAGTATGGTTCCAAGAGAATATTTTCATCCTAAACCTAAAGTGAATAGCTCACTTATCAGATTAAGTAGAAAAAAATCAAGAATATCACACAAAGATAAACAAAAGTATAATTATTTCGTTATGAAATGGGTTAACAAAGAATACAAGAAAATATTTACAAAAAATCAATTTAACAATTCCTTAAAACATGCAGGAATTGACGATTTAAACAATATTAGCTTTGAACAATTCTTATCTCTTTTCAATAGCTATAAATTATTTAATAAGTAAGTTAAGGGATGCATAAACTGCATCCCTTAACTTGTTTTTCGTGTGCCTATTTTTTGTGAATCGATTATGTCTTTTGCGCAGTCGGCTTAAACCAGTTTTCGCTGGTGCGAAAAAAGAGTGTCTTGTGACACTCTTAAATTCAAAATCTATCGGTCAGATTTATACCGATTTGATTTTATATATTCTTGAATAACATACGCCGAGTTATCACATAAAAGCGGGAACCAATCATCAAATTTAAACTTCATTGCATAATCCATTAAACTCTTAAATTCTACGATT
The window above is part of the Carboxydocella sporoproducens DSM 16521 genome. Proteins encoded here:
- the ermCL gene encoding 23S rRNA methylase leader peptide ErmCL, yielding MGIFSIFVISTVHYQPNKK
- the erm(C) gene encoding 23S rRNA (adenine(2058)-N(6))-methyltransferase Erm(C), translated to MNEKNIKHSQNFITSKHNIDKIMTNIRLNEHDNIFEIGSGKGHFTLELVKRCNFVTAIEIDHKLCKTTENKLVDHDNFQVLNKDILQFKFPKNQSYKIYGNIPYNISTDIIRKIVFDSIANEIYLIVEYGFAKRLLNTKRSLALLLMAEVDISILSMVPREYFHPKPKVNSSLIRLSRKKSRISHKDKQKYNYFVMKWVNKEYKKIFTKNQFNNSLKHAGIDDLNNISFEQFLSLFNSYKLFNK